Within Lolium rigidum isolate FL_2022 chromosome 5, APGP_CSIRO_Lrig_0.1, whole genome shotgun sequence, the genomic segment GAGGCTTACCTTCCGTTTGGTGATAATTGACTTTTATCTGAAGATGTGTCTAATATATGTCTCCCATAGTGGATTGTAAGGGAGCAACTAGTGATTCTTCACCAGCCGAACGCGATTAAAAAAGATGTTCTAACTTGAAATGGGCATGATCATCATGTAGCAAATGTAAATCCAGAGGAGGAGATCCATCGCACAAGCGCGTGGCACGGTGAAGATGCCGTCACCTCCATGTTctgcccccccccctccccccctctTATGGAAGCGCTGATGGTGGTGGGTTGTCTCTAGGGTGGCAGGGCCTGTAATTTGTAATCTGGGAACTCTAGCAAACCGGGAAATAACAATTTAACATCTTTTATTTGCAACACAATGAATCGTACGAGTATATTGTAAACAAATTTGAAAAACAGACCCGGGAAAGAAGAAATTCAGCATCGAAACGAAAGAGTAGGCAAGCAATCCTCATTGCaacttttttattaaaaaaaaatcctGATTGCAACTTGGCAACACCACGTAATCGGGGAGGATGACCCGTGGAGCTGCCTCCGTTTAGTCTTAGGAGGTCCAACGGGGCAGGGCAGCGCTGAAGTGGTTGGACACGACACATGAGTCGAGCAGCTTGATCGCGGGCGGGAAGGTGACACAGCGGGGCGTCTTGTACTGGTTGATGGAGGCGCCGCGGGAGATGGTGTACTCCATGAGACCTTCGAAGGTGCCTGGCCGGACGACCCGGATCTCGAGCGGCCCGACGGAGCCGACCACCACCCGGCTCTGCCTGTACACCGTGTTCAGGGCCTCCTCCATCTCCAGGCAGCAGCCGTCCATGATCTCCTTGTCCACCGTCACACCGGCagtcagcagcagcagctcccagTAGACAACGTAGTGGCCCGGGATGCGATCGGTGCAGGTGCGGCTTGTGTACTCCGCGACGGACGCGCCGTGCGGGCGCAGCAGCGCCGAGGCCCGCTCCACGGCGCGCAGCAGCTCCGGCTCGTCCGTCTTGTCAGCGTCCACGGACAGGAGCGCGTTGGCGCGGCGCACGAACTGGAACTGCGGCGCAGTGTTGTGGAACCCTGACACGCGGAGCAGGTCGCCGACGCGGTACCGGTTCAGCCCCGCGAAGGTGGTGATCACGATCTCGTATTCGCGCCCGGCCTCCACCCTGGCAAGGTCCACCAGCACCGGGTCGTCGTCGTCTACCGGGAGGAACTCGAAGTAGGCCATGTTGGGCATGATGGTGTAGGACACCTCCGTCGGGTCGCACAACGGGCGGAGGTTGACGCCGAAGAAGCACTCGGAGGAGGCGTAGGAGATGGACACCATGGGCAGGCCGCCGCTGTAGTGTCTCAGGGTGGAGACATACTGCGCCATGGTACCGGTGACGATGACGTCGAGGAACTTGGTGTTGGGCCAGACGCGGACGAGGATGCCGGCCCACTCAGCCTTGCCACACTCGTCCCGGACAAACCGGGCGAGCTCAGGATCCGGCCGGAGGATGCCGGCCACCGCATCGCGCACCGACTCGTCCGCGACACGTGAGGTGAGCACGCCGGCCTCGATGTCGGCAGCGAGCTGTTCCCAGTTGAGCTGGAGGAAGCGGACGGCGCGCAGGAGGCCCGTGGCGAACACTGCGCCGATGCGCAGCACCTGGTGGCGTTGGCACAGGCCGCACAACATCTGCGCGTACATGCTCTGGAACGTGTCCGGGCAGACTATGGCCGCCATGGGGCTCGTGTAGTCACGGAAGGGGTCGTGCGGCCGGTTCATGAAGCCATCGCTCTTGTACATGCTCGTCAGCAATGGCCACACCGTGAGGCCACCGGGCGTCTTGGTCTCCGGCCTCACGAAGAGGAAGTGGAGTGCCTTCCCCTTGTCCAGACCAGGGAGGTGCCTATGGATGGTATACCAAATACTGAGGTGAGCCTGCAAGAACGTGTAGTGTGTCTCGCGCGCTCGGAATGGAAATGGAGGACTTACAAGTTCATCATTGGCATCAGGAGGCTGTAGAGATGCTGGAACCGGCCGCCCACGTCCTGAATGTTGGGAAACATCCTGCACTCGCCGCCCGACGTGCCGGAGCTGGCGACCAAGTCGGTGACGGGGCGCGTCGACAGCATCGGCGACCGGTCTCCGTCGGCGATGCGCTGGATGTACGGCTTCAGAGCTTCGTACGACACCACCGGCACCTTGGCCCGAAACGTGGCGCGGTCCGTGGGGCGGCCGCACTTGCTCAGGTACTCCGTGCCGGCGTTCTGGGCGAGGATCTCGGCCAACACGCGCTCCTGCATGGAGTCCACATTGCTCGTCATCTCTTCGATGAACCGGAGCACCTCGGCGTCCTTTGCTTGCGCCGGCGACGCCATTTGCTCCATCTGAAAAGCTAGCAACGAACCAAAGCTGTACCTAGCAAATTACTTAGTACTCCAAGCGAGCTCGCGGAGTATACTTCAGTCGGGGATCGAGCCGAGCGAGCTCGCGGATCATCAAGTTCAAGTGGCCGTCGGCCCGCCGCCCTATGCTGTTTGTTAATTGCAACATGCAGATCGAGTTGCAGACACGCTGAGAGTTGACGCGCGTTTTGTATACGGTGTAGTACCGGGCAACCAGCTGTTGATGAGGATGCAGCATCAAATAATATTAGTTTGATTTGATGTGGATGAAACTAGGAGTAGATCAATGTCGGTAATTCCATGTATGTAAAGAATATGTTCATGTActgtgagagggagagagatcgAGGGTTACCTTCAACCTTTGAGAAGATACCGGAGGACGTCGACATGGTGGCGAGAGAGACGGTGTGAGGTCAAGGCAGTGGCGACGACGAAGCTTCCCGTCGGAGCAGCTAAATCTAGATCGGATTGGTATGTTGGTGGGGCGTACGACAATGCAGTGAATCTCGTACTGCGTGCTTCTAGCCTGCACCTCTCTTTATAGCGCTGGCGACAGAGGCACGCCAACCATAATGGGTTGGGTACCCCCGATCAGGCCACACAGGTCAAAGGGGCCTGGTGGGCCGCTGGGCCCACGCGGGAAGGAGACCaatctaacattctcccccttgatcttaactttacttttaactttatactttcactttATTTGTTTCATTTTGGATCTGTACATAGGgtatgtttcatcgtcacagctctattgccgatagaatcagacagccacaatacacttctctgtaTTGAAACGAATTCTTttcttttgggcctcttatgatccatgataggtaagactttcccttaaacccatgccaactaggagcggatccgcaagcatatcttttgtccttatatgctcgagacttatagtttgatctTATACCTTGTGTTTCataacataatacttaacctcaattggtttcgtagcattactcgacttgtttttgtgagcataaaatactgcgagctgattgtcgcagtacatctttagtggtttgtcaatacaatctaccactttcaagtcgggtataaatttctttaaccataatgcagATCAGCGGGACAAGATGTCCTCGTGGACTTTTGCACCCGGACGGGCGTCCGGGAACCTTTTCCTACAAGGATCGccaacttctggagccggccaggGGAATGACAAACCCGGCCAAGGATGGGCCAGCCGGCCTATCGATGTAGAAGCCGGCCGACCCTATCTCAAGATGAATCGTCGAAGCCTAAGCCAGCCCATACCATGGCGCAGCCGACCATGGCTAAGCCGGCCAAGACGTGGTTCCAGCCGGCCCCAAGGCAGACGGCCACGGCccaagccggctgctcctcagtcgGATTCGCCGCAGGCCAGCAGGCACTGAGCCAGCTGTTTCTAGTTCTTTGGCAActcggggtcatccccccgacaaaTATATGTCTCGCATAGTGGATTGTAAGGGAGCAACTAGCGATTCTTCACCAATCGAACGCGATTAACAAAGATGTTCTTACTTGAAACTGGCATGATCACCATCTAGCTCAAGTAAAACCAGAAGAGGAGTTCCATCACACAAGCGCGCGACACGGTGGAGAAGCCCGTCACCTCCATCACACCCAAGTTTATTTTCTCCTCCAACAATTTCGGAATCTCGCCTAAAAATTGGAGAAATCTTGGTACcactgatggcggtgggatgtctcTAGGGTGGCAGGTTTTGTAATTTGTAATCTAGCAACTCTAGCCAACCAGGAAATAACAATTTTGACATATTTTATTTGCAACACAATGAATCGTAGGAGTATATTGTAaacaaatttgaaaaacggacCTAGGAAAGAAGAAACTCATCATCGAAACGGAAGAGCAGGCAAGCAATCCTCATTGCAACTTGGTAAACCACCTAAAATCGAATTTTTGGCAGAAGAGACCACCCTGCCCAAtttattgacaaaaaggaccacctgcgaGTGCAAttggcaaaaaagaccacctcgACCGTGGCGGTAGAGCCCTAGGCGACACGTGGCCACATGCCGACGGAGGGCGTGGCGGCAGGGCTATGCTAGCCCAGGCGGTGGCGGCACGTTTTCCCGTCCGGGGTCACCGTCCGGAGTTGTGGGCCATGCCGCCCCAGGGACTGGCGGCAAGGCAACGTGGAGGCTGCCTCCACTTTACCCGGCGGCATGACCCGCCACTTCCTGCATTCGTCGAGACGCAACATGGCTCTCTTTTCCGATGGAGCATGCGCGGGAATCTAGCCGACATGCACGCACTTTCACGCTGCAAAAGAAGCTGCTACTATTTCCAATTAGGGTGCTTTTAACTGTTGCTAACTTTGCTACTTTCGGTGTGATTGATGCAAAACTGTTGCAAATCGAGCTGATATGGGCGCAGATTCTATGGTACCCCCTTGTTTAAAAATAAGTGTCTTACTTTTATCTACATATGGATGTATGTAATGCATTTTAGTTAGAAAAACATCCGCatgtagataaagttgagacatatAGACACAGTGGATTGATTCCATCGAGCTGAGTCGATTCTATATACACACCGTTACTCGCTCTCACTCTCACT encodes:
- the LOC124657771 gene encoding indole-3-acetic acid-amido synthetase GH3.8-like; this encodes MASPAQAKDAEVLRFIEEMTSNVDSMQERVLAEILAQNAGTEYLSKCGRPTDRATFRAKVPVVSYEALKPYIQRIADGDRSPMLSTRPVTDLVASSGTSGGECRMFPNIQDVGGRFQHLYSLLMPMMNLHLPGLDKGKALHFLFVRPETKTPGGLTVWPLLTSMYKSDGFMNRPHDPFRDYTSPMAAIVCPDTFQSMYAQMLCGLCQRHQVLRIGAVFATGLLRAVRFLQLNWEQLAADIEAGVLTSRVADESVRDAVAGILRPDPELARFVRDECGKAEWAGILVRVWPNTKFLDVIVTGTMAQYVSTLRHYSGGLPMVSISYASSECFFGVNLRPLCDPTEVSYTIMPNMAYFEFLPVDDDDPVLVDLARVEAGREYEIVITTFAGLNRYRVGDLLRVSGFHNTAPQFQFVRRANALLSVDADKTDEPELLRAVERASALLRPHGASVAEYTSRTCTDRIPGHYVVYWELLLLTAGVTVDKEIMDGCCLEMEEALNTVYRQSRVVVGSVGPLEIRVVRPGTFEGLMEYTISRGASINQYKTPRCVTFPPAIKLLDSCVVSNHFSAALPRWTS